A DNA window from Hordeum vulgare subsp. vulgare chromosome 1H, MorexV3_pseudomolecules_assembly, whole genome shotgun sequence contains the following coding sequences:
- the LOC123410695 gene encoding glutathione S-transferase U17-like, whose translation MSSEKQETTAAVRVLGRWPSPFVIRVLIALGLKGVDHELVEEAMGNKSELLLASNPVHKMIPVLLHHGRPVSESLIIVQYVDEAWSSHAPALLPSDPYARAAERFWAQYVDDKFPTAIRVLRGRLGGDKDEAAVQVRAALQRLEVALVECGGGKDYFGGDGVGYLDIALGSHLGWIRAVERIAEHRLLDEAKVPKLAAWADRFCAHPAVAGAMPGVERFVEFSVKNDGVLKAASANSK comes from the exons ATGTCGTCGGAGAAACAGGAGACGACGGCGGCGGTGCGCGTGCTGGGCAGATGGCCGAGCCCGTTCGTGATCCGGGTGCTGATAGCCCTTGGGCTCAAGGGCGTCGACCACGAGCTCGTGGAGGAGGCGATGGGCAACAAGAGCGAGCTGCTGCTCGCCTCCAACCCGGTGCACAAGATGATCCCCGTGCTCCTGCACCACGGCAGGCCCGTCTCCGAGTCCCTCATCATCGTCCAGTACGTCGACGAGGCCTGGTCCTCCCATGCCCCGGCGCTCCTCCCGTCCGACCCCTACGCCCGGGCGGCCGAGCGGTTCTGGGCCCAGTACGTCGACGACAAG TTTCCTACGGCGATCAGGGTGCTGAGGGGAAGGCTGGGCGGAGACAAGGACGAAGCGGCGGTCCAGGTTCGCGCTGCTCTGCAGCGCCTGGAAGTCGCCTTGGTCGAGTGCGGCGGAGGGAAGGATTACttcggcggcgacggcgtcggttACCTGGACATTGCTCTGGGGTCGCACCTCGGTTGGATCAGGGCCGTGGAGAGGATCGCTGAACACAGGCTTCTCGACGAGGCCAAGGTTCCTAAGCTGGCCGCGTGGGCGGATCGGTTCTGCGCCCACCCGGCGGTGGCGGGCGCGATGCCTGGCGTGGAAAGGTTCGTGGAGTTCAGCGTCAAGAATGACGGCGTTCTGAAGGCGGCTAGTGCTAATTCCAAGTGA